A window of Candidatus Lokiarchaeota archaeon contains these coding sequences:
- a CDS encoding cold-shock protein encodes MVKGTVKWFNSRKNFGFIEREEGEDVFVHASAIQSNRFLSEGDRVVFETEESPRGLRAVNVVLEDEADEV; translated from the coding sequence ATGGTAAAAGGTACAGTTAAGTGGTTCAATTCAAGGAAGAATTTTGGTTTTATTGAGCGAGAAGAAGGCGAAGACGTCTTCGTTCACGCTTCAGCAATCCAGAGCAATCGGTTTCTCTCAGAGGGAGACAGAGTTGTATTCGAGACTGAAGAGAGCCCAAGAGGACTACGAGCAGTTAATGTGGTTCTTGAAGATGAGGCAGATG